In Isosphaera pallida ATCC 43644, the sequence GTTCCCGCTCGGCGTTGGAGGTCTGACCAGTGATGAGCGGCAGACCGAACCGTTGAGCAATCCGCCGTAGTTGCTTAAGATATTGACCGATGATAAGGACTCGATCATCCGGTTCGTTGAAGTGTTCAAGCAACTGGGCAACGATTTCCTCTTTGGCGGGGTTTTCGCTGGCGATGCGGAACTTGTCCCGTAGTTCGGCCAGGGCGTACTCCATTTTCTGATCGTCGGGCAGACTGAGGCGGATTTCGTGGCAACGAGCCTGGGCGATCCAGCCCTTCTGCTCCAGCACGCGCCAGGGAACGTCGAACTTTTTGGGACCGATCAACGAGAACACATCCTCCTCGCGCCCATCCTCGCGGACTAGGGTGGCGGTGAGTCCCAGCCTTCGACGAGCCTGAATATCGGCGGTGATACGGAAAACGGGGGCCGGTAGAAGGTGAACCTCGTCGTAGATAATCAAACCCCAGTCCATCGACTGGAAAAGATGAAAGTGCGGGAAATCCTCGCCGCGCTTCGGGCGGTAGGTGACGATCTGGTAAGTGGCCAGGGTGACTGGCTTGATGCTTTTTTCTTTGGCTTCGCCGGTGTAGAGACCCAGCAGCGACTCGTCCAGGTCGGTCTTGTCTAGCAACTCGCGCCGCCACTGTTCCACTGAGGTGGTGGACGTGGTCAGAATCAAGGTGTGTTTTTGAACGGCGGCCATCGCAGCTAAACCGACAATCGTTTTGCCTGCGCCACAGGGCAGCACGACGACTCCCGAGCCGCCCCGAACATCCCCCCCGGCGTGATAGGCTTCGACCGCCATCCGCTGGTAATCGCGGACCCGGAAGGCGTGCCCCGAAACCGTCAGCGACCGGAGGTTGATTGGCAGGTCGGCTCCTTCGACATATCCGGCCAGATCCTCGGCGGGATAGCCCGCAGCGATCAACCCCTGTTTGATGACCCCCCGGTGCGCATCGTCAATGTGGAAGGTGGTGGGACCCAGACGCTCCCCTAGAAATTCCTTGACCCCCTTGCGGCGGGCCATCTCCTCAAACAGCGCGGGATCGTCGGTGGTCAAACGCAACTCCCCGTCCACCCGCGTCAGTTTGATCCGCCCATAACGCGAGACCGTCTCCCGCAAGTCCGGCCCAAGATTCATCGGCAGCGGGAACTTGCTGTAGGTCTCCAGCGCCTTGAGCATCTCGTCGGCCGTCATGCCGGCGGCTGCGGCATTCCAGAGCGAGAGTGGAGAGAGTCTGTAAGTGTGAATGTGTTCGGGCGACTTCTCAAGTTCCGCGAAGGTCGCCAGGGCGTCGCGTGCTTCGGCGTAGAGGGGGTTGTCCACTTCCAGGAGGACGGTTTTGTCCCCCTGAACGATCAACGGGTTGGTGGGCTGATACTGCATACGCGAGGAACCTTCCCTGCCGATCTCGACGCGACGAACCATCCACGGGGAGGCGGGGCGGGCAACTCGAACCTCGCTCAGCCTCGCCCCAATCGATCCCGGCGATTCCGGACTTTAAACGCGGACCGGGACGAAACCTCGCCCGCCGGGTCAAGACACCATTGTAGATGCGGCCGGCTAGAGTCGCAACGCCGAGACCGATTCGTGAGGAGCGCTGTCCACACGCCTGGACCTAGTAACAGCCTCTTCAAGAGTTGTTCGCCAGGTTGGAAACAACCGCGTCGGTGGGTGGGTTGGCAAGGAGGGAGGCAGGCAGGACAAGGGCCTTGGGAAAACGTGGCGCTTGAGTCTCGTAAACTGAACGCCTGAACAGAAAGCGAGAACCGTGTGATTTCGTCGGGCTCAGGCAACGCGAGTTTACGCGACCCGAGAAGGGGGCGTAAAGTTTGGAGTCTTCTCAACGAGAATGCGTTGCGTGCGGTAGACCGCAACCACACCGTATTGGTTGAGACGCTCTTTGCTCGATCTGTTAATCTTCTCTTCTTGCAGCTCTTTGAGTCCAAGCAAGGTCTTGACCATCTCAAGGAAAATCGGTGGTTTCCAGATTGGCCAGGACCAGAATGTGTTATGTGTTCGATCACCTTGAAACCCGAGTGTCCGAAGTTTGGATTTTGCTGGAAAGGAGGTGAGGAGTTTGAAAGCCTCGATCGCAAGGCGGTTTGCACCAAGCATTCCGCCACTGTACTTACGGCTAGGGTCGCCTGAGGGCTTGTTCCACTGA encodes:
- a CDS encoding DNA repair helicase XPB — protein: MQYQPTNPLIVQGDKTVLLEVDNPLYAEARDALATFAELEKSPEHIHTYRLSPLSLWNAAAAGMTADEMLKALETYSKFPLPMNLGPDLRETVSRYGRIKLTRVDGELRLTTDDPALFEEMARRKGVKEFLGERLGPTTFHIDDAHRGVIKQGLIAAGYPAEDLAGYVEGADLPINLRSLTVSGHAFRVRDYQRMAVEAYHAGGDVRGGSGVVVLPCGAGKTIVGLAAMAAVQKHTLILTTSTTSVEQWRRELLDKTDLDESLLGLYTGEAKEKSIKPVTLATYQIVTYRPKRGEDFPHFHLFQSMDWGLIIYDEVHLLPAPVFRITADIQARRRLGLTATLVREDGREEDVFSLIGPKKFDVPWRVLEQKGWIAQARCHEIRLSLPDDQKMEYALAELRDKFRIASENPAKEEIVAQLLEHFNEPDDRVLIIGQYLKQLRRIAQRFGLPLITGQTSNAERERLYQRLRNGELKRLVLSKVGNFAIDLPDANVMIQVSGTFGSRQEEAQRLGRILRPKMNTDSAHFFSLVTRDTRELDFAHHRQLFLTEQGYSYEILDGSEVETFARV